One Mucilaginibacter ginkgonis genomic region harbors:
- the leuC gene encoding 3-isopropylmalate dehydratase large subunit produces the protein MGQTLFDKIWDAHVVSSKDGFPDILYIDTHFIHEVTSPQAFDGLRKRGLPVFRPKQTVATADHNVPTWDQHLPIKEELSRYQVDMLTKNCAEFGVELYGLGHPYQGIVHVIGPELGITRPGGTYVCGDSHTSTHGAFGAIAFGIGTSQVEQVLATQCLLQSRPKRMKIEVNGKLQRGVGAKDIILYIISKISAAGGTGYAVEYAGDTIRSLSMEGRMTICNMSIEMGARCGLIAPDETTINYVKGREFAPKGEEWNKAEAYWKTLYSDADAQFDSVLTFNAADIEPMITYGTNPGMGIGITKHVPNTVDVDPTEQRSYANSLSYMGLHDDESLLGKPIDYVFIGSCTNSRIEDLREVAAFFKGKQKADHVTVWVVPGSKQVQEQAIAEGLDKVFESAGFPLREPGCSACLGMNEDKIPAGRYCVSTSNRNFEGRQGPNSRTILASPLTAAAAAVTGRITDVREMLSESEFA, from the coding sequence ATGGGACAAACATTATTCGATAAAATTTGGGATGCGCATGTTGTAAGCAGCAAAGACGGCTTCCCCGATATTTTATATATCGATACGCATTTCATTCATGAGGTAACCAGTCCGCAGGCCTTTGATGGTTTGCGTAAACGCGGCTTGCCAGTATTTAGGCCAAAGCAAACCGTAGCCACTGCAGACCATAACGTACCCACCTGGGACCAGCACCTACCTATTAAGGAAGAACTGTCGCGTTACCAGGTAGATATGCTGACTAAGAACTGCGCCGAGTTTGGTGTAGAACTTTATGGTTTAGGCCACCCTTACCAGGGCATTGTGCACGTAATAGGCCCCGAGCTGGGCATTACCCGCCCGGGAGGTACTTACGTTTGCGGGGACAGTCATACATCTACGCACGGTGCTTTTGGCGCTATCGCGTTTGGTATCGGCACTTCGCAGGTTGAGCAGGTGTTGGCAACACAATGTTTGCTGCAGTCGCGCCCAAAGCGCATGAAGATAGAGGTGAACGGCAAACTGCAGCGCGGTGTTGGTGCCAAGGACATTATCCTTTATATCATCTCTAAAATTTCTGCTGCAGGCGGGACAGGTTACGCAGTAGAATACGCAGGCGACACCATTCGCTCTTTAAGCATGGAAGGCCGTATGACTATTTGCAACATGAGTATAGAGATGGGTGCGCGCTGCGGGTTGATCGCTCCGGACGAAACTACCATCAACTATGTTAAAGGCCGCGAGTTTGCTCCGAAAGGAGAGGAATGGAATAAAGCCGAAGCGTACTGGAAAACTTTGTATTCTGATGCTGATGCGCAGTTTGATTCTGTATTGACTTTTAACGCCGCGGATATCGAACCGATGATCACCTATGGTACCAACCCGGGTATGGGCATCGGGATAACCAAGCATGTGCCAAATACCGTTGATGTTGACCCTACAGAGCAGCGCTCATATGCTAACTCGTTAAGCTACATGGGTTTGCACGATGATGAAAGCCTGTTAGGTAAACCGATAGATTATGTGTTCATCGGCAGTTGCACCAACTCACGAATAGAAGACCTGCGCGAAGTAGCCGCCTTTTTCAAAGGCAAGCAAAAAGCAGATCATGTTACGGTTTGGGTAGTGCCCGGTTCAAAACAAGTACAGGAGCAGGCCATTGCTGAAGGTTTGGATAAGGTATTCGAGTCGGCGGGCTTTCCGCTTCGCGAACCGGGGTGCAGCGCATGCCTGGGCATGAATGAGGATAAAATTCCGGCAGGTAGATATTGCGTTTCTACCTCTAACAGAAATTTTGAAGGCAGGCAGGGGCCAAACTCGCGCACCATACTGGCAAGTCCGCTAACGGCTGCCGCTGCTGCGGTAACCGGCAGAATTACGGATGTGAGGGAGATGTTGTCTGAATCAGAATTTGCATAA
- the leuD gene encoding 3-isopropylmalate dehydratase small subunit, with translation MSTKTFKHLKSTAVPLPIENIDTDQIIPARFLKATTRDGFGNNLFRDWRFDEDDEPKRDFVLNNPTYEGKVLVAGKNFGCGSSREHAAWAIADYGFDAVVSSFFADIFKGNALNNGLLPVQVSDAFLAKIFDAIYADKDAQIEIDLEAQIISIVSSGEEESFEINAYKKACLINGYDDIDYVLSNKELIEEFEKQ, from the coding sequence ATGAGCACTAAAACATTCAAACATCTAAAATCTACCGCAGTACCACTGCCGATAGAAAACATAGATACAGACCAGATCATCCCGGCGAGGTTCTTAAAAGCCACTACACGCGATGGTTTTGGCAATAACCTGTTCCGCGATTGGCGCTTTGACGAGGACGACGAGCCTAAGCGCGACTTTGTGCTGAACAACCCCACTTACGAAGGTAAGGTACTGGTGGCAGGTAAAAACTTTGGTTGCGGCAGCAGCCGTGAGCATGCTGCCTGGGCCATTGCAGATTATGGTTTTGATGCCGTAGTGAGCAGTTTCTTCGCCGACATATTTAAAGGCAATGCGCTTAATAACGGCTTACTGCCGGTACAAGTTAGCGATGCTTTCCTGGCTAAGATATTCGACGCGATCTATGCGGATAAAGATGCCCAGATAGAAATAGACCTGGAGGCGCAAATCATTAGCATCGTCTCCTCCGGCGAAGAGGAAAGTTTCGAGATCAACGCGTATAAAAAGGCATGCCTTATCAATGGTTATGACGACATCGACTATGTGTTAAGCAATAAAGAACTGATTGAGGAATTTGAAAAACAATAA
- the leuB gene encoding 3-isopropylmalate dehydrogenase: MNKSILVIPGDGIGPEVTTWGKAVLEAIGKQYGHQFTFDEALMGHVAIEATGNPLPDETLAKAKASDAILFGAVGHAKYDNDPSAKVRPEQGLLKIRKELGLYANLRPIMLFDELLDASSLKPEILKGTDILFFRELTGDVYFGEKKRSEDRNTASDLMIYSRYEVERIARKAFEAARVRTKKLCSVDKANVLEASRLWREVVQEMAKDYLDVETEHMFIDNAAMQLVKNPKKFDVVLTANLFGDILTDEASQIAGSMGMLASASIGDGTGFFEPIHGSAHDIAGQDKANPLASILSVALMLEISFGLKDEAKKITDAIDKTLKNGYRTGDIADVNTDKNKILGTKAMGQKVLEYLS, encoded by the coding sequence ATGAATAAGTCGATTTTAGTCATCCCCGGAGATGGCATCGGCCCCGAGGTTACTACTTGGGGTAAAGCAGTTTTAGAAGCTATCGGTAAGCAGTATGGACATCAGTTTACGTTCGACGAAGCGCTGATGGGGCACGTGGCCATCGAGGCTACAGGCAACCCATTGCCTGATGAAACCCTCGCCAAAGCTAAAGCCAGCGATGCCATTCTGTTCGGCGCGGTGGGCCACGCCAAATATGATAACGATCCATCTGCTAAGGTGCGCCCCGAGCAGGGGTTGCTAAAGATCCGCAAAGAATTAGGCTTGTACGCCAATCTTCGCCCCATCATGCTTTTTGATGAGTTGCTGGATGCTTCGAGTTTGAAACCTGAGATATTAAAAGGAACAGATATCCTTTTCTTCCGCGAACTGACCGGCGATGTTTATTTCGGTGAGAAGAAACGCAGTGAGGATAGGAATACAGCATCTGACCTGATGATCTACAGCCGTTATGAGGTGGAACGCATCGCTAGAAAAGCCTTCGAGGCGGCAAGGGTACGTACAAAAAAACTATGCTCGGTAGATAAGGCCAATGTGCTTGAAGCATCACGCCTGTGGCGCGAGGTGGTGCAAGAAATGGCGAAGGATTATTTGGATGTAGAAACCGAGCACATGTTTATAGACAACGCTGCTATGCAGTTGGTTAAGAATCCCAAAAAGTTCGACGTGGTGCTTACCGCTAACCTTTTTGGGGATATTTTAACAGATGAAGCATCGCAGATAGCAGGTTCTATGGGTATGTTGGCATCGGCCTCCATTGGTGATGGTACAGGTTTCTTTGAACCCATCCACGGTTCGGCACATGACATTGCCGGGCAGGACAAGGCAAATCCGTTGGCTTCGATATTGTCTGTGGCTTTGATGCTGGAGATCAGTTTCGGCCTGAAAGATGAAGCAAAAAAGATAACCGACGCGATAGATAAAACGTTAAAGAACGGCTACCGTACCGGCGATATTGCCGATGTAAATACCGATAAAAACAAAATTTTAGGTACCAAGGCAATGGGGCAAAAGGTGCTGGAATATCTAAGTTGA
- a CDS encoding methyltransferase domain-containing protein: MKWNAELYDDKHAFVYQFGESVLGLLDVKPGERIHDLGCGTGDLTKQIQELGADVIGTDLSPQMIAKAKEKFPDVKFEVADAADFELGNDFDAVFSNAALHWVKDQDAMMTSVYKSLKPGGRFVAEMGGKGNVQKLITVTRDTLNKYGYHQQAKYSQWYFPSVGEYASRLESHGFRVTFAVHFDRKTPLQDGEAGLIKWIEMFGSPYFEGVTPTDKEKILNEITALLKPDYEENGQWYADYKRLRFTAIKEM; encoded by the coding sequence ATGAAATGGAACGCTGAATTATATGACGACAAACACGCTTTTGTTTACCAGTTTGGCGAAAGCGTCCTTGGTTTGCTGGATGTTAAACCCGGCGAGCGTATCCATGACTTAGGCTGTGGTACTGGTGACCTGACCAAACAAATACAGGAGCTGGGCGCGGATGTGATCGGTACAGACCTTTCTCCGCAGATGATAGCCAAGGCCAAAGAGAAGTTTCCGGATGTAAAATTTGAAGTGGCTGATGCTGCAGATTTTGAATTAGGCAACGACTTCGACGCGGTGTTTAGCAATGCCGCACTGCACTGGGTAAAAGACCAGGACGCTATGATGACTTCTGTTTACAAAAGCCTTAAGCCGGGGGGGCGTTTTGTTGCAGAAATGGGCGGTAAAGGCAATGTTCAGAAACTAATAACTGTTACCCGCGACACCCTTAACAAGTATGGCTACCATCAGCAGGCCAAATATTCGCAATGGTATTTTCCGTCTGTGGGCGAATATGCTTCCAGGCTGGAAAGCCACGGCTTTAGGGTAACGTTCGCTGTACACTTCGACCGAAAAACTCCGTTGCAAGATGGCGAGGCAGGATTGATAAAATGGATAGAAATGTTTGGCTCACCTTATTTTGAAGGCGTAACCCCAACAGATAAAGAGAAGATATTAAATGAAATAACAGCGTTGCTAAAACCCGACTATGAAGAAAACGGGCAATGGTATGCCGACTACAAAAGGCTAAGATTTACAGCTATAAAAGAGATGTGA
- a CDS encoding 2-isopropylmalate synthase: protein MHDPNRVYVFDTTLRDGEQVPGCQLTTTEKIEIARELESLGIDIIEAGFPASSPGDFQSVVEIAKAVKSPTVCALTRAHQKDIDAAVEALQYARNPRIHTGIGASDMHIKTKFNSTREEILERAVAAVKYAKKSVEDIEFYAEDAGRADIKYLAKMIEAVIAAGATVVNIPDTNGYCLPDQYGEKIKFLKENVRNIDKAIISVHCHNDLGLATANSIAGLQNGARQVEGTINGIGERAGNTSLEEVVMVLKTHAVLGLHTNINTKQFYEISRLVSSQMRMPVQPNKAIVGSNAFAHSSGIHQDGYLKNRENYEIIRPEDVGFPNASIVLTARSGRHALKFHLERLGYTLSKDELAIAYNKFLHLADNKLDINDNDLQSLMTGDLVKQ from the coding sequence ATGCACGACCCGAATCGCGTTTATGTATTTGACACCACTCTTAGGGATGGCGAACAGGTACCCGGCTGTCAGTTAACTACGACAGAGAAAATTGAAATAGCCCGCGAGCTCGAGTCGCTGGGTATAGACATTATTGAGGCAGGTTTTCCGGCGTCAAGCCCGGGCGATTTTCAAAGTGTGGTAGAAATTGCCAAGGCGGTAAAGTCGCCAACGGTTTGTGCCCTCACGCGTGCGCATCAAAAGGATATTGATGCCGCTGTAGAAGCTTTGCAATATGCACGAAATCCGCGTATCCACACCGGCATAGGCGCCAGCGATATGCACATTAAGACCAAATTTAACAGCACCAGGGAAGAGATATTGGAGCGTGCCGTTGCCGCTGTTAAGTATGCAAAGAAGTCGGTAGAAGACATTGAGTTCTATGCGGAAGATGCCGGCCGCGCCGATATTAAATACCTGGCTAAGATGATAGAAGCGGTAATTGCAGCCGGTGCCACTGTAGTAAACATCCCGGATACCAATGGCTATTGCCTGCCTGACCAATATGGTGAGAAGATCAAATTCCTGAAAGAGAATGTAAGGAATATCGATAAAGCTATCATCTCTGTGCACTGCCATAATGATTTGGGGCTGGCTACGGCAAACTCAATCGCAGGCTTGCAAAATGGCGCGCGCCAGGTGGAGGGTACAATTAACGGCATTGGTGAGCGGGCGGGTAATACATCTTTAGAAGAGGTGGTTATGGTGCTAAAAACACATGCTGTCCTTGGACTGCATACCAACATCAACACCAAACAATTTTATGAGATAAGCCGCCTGGTTAGCAGCCAGATGCGTATGCCTGTTCAGCCAAATAAAGCTATTGTCGGCAGTAACGCGTTCGCGCACAGCTCCGGCATTCACCAGGATGGTTATCTGAAGAACCGCGAGAATTACGAGATCATCCGTCCTGAGGATGTAGGCTTCCCTAATGCCAGTATCGTACTAACCGCGCGTAGTGGCCGCCACGCGTTAAAATTCCATTTAGAAAGATTGGGCTATACGCTCTCCAAAGACGAATTAGCTATTGCGTATAACAAGTTTTTGCACCTTGCAGATAACAAGCTCGACATAAACGATAACGATTTGCAAAGTTTGATGACCGGCGACCTGGTAAAGCAATAA
- the ilvA gene encoding threonine ammonia-lyase IlvA produces the protein METATKYTLDFSTAAKRLRGVVKRTPLELNRGLSERFDCEIYLKREDLQVVRSYKLRGAYNMISQLTDEQLSRGVVCASAGNHAQGVAYSCKRLGTRGVIFMPEPTPNQKVKQTQMFGNGNIEIILVGDTFDDCLKEALAYTESHEMTFIPPFDNERIVEGQGTVGVEILEDLPDTDIVVMPIGGGGLAAGTGNYLKQQKPGITLIGVEPEGAPSMFKALEAGAPVTLSQVNRFVDGASVKRVGELTFELCREVLDDMLLIPEGKVCTTILKLYNEDAIVVEPAGALSVAALDLIKDQIKGKKVVCVVSGGNNDIDRMQDIKEQSLLYEGLKHYFIVRFPQRPGALKLFVSEVLGPGDDITRFEFIKKTERENGPALVGIELKSSEDYPDLLRRMEEKRFSVIELNRDQTLFEYLV, from the coding sequence ATGGAAACCGCGACCAAATACACCCTTGATTTTTCTACTGCTGCCAAAAGGTTAAGAGGCGTTGTTAAACGTACCCCGCTTGAGCTAAATCGAGGTTTGTCTGAACGCTTTGATTGCGAAATTTACTTAAAACGTGAAGACCTGCAGGTAGTACGTTCCTATAAGCTGCGCGGCGCTTATAATATGATCAGCCAGCTGACGGATGAGCAACTGAGCCGCGGAGTAGTTTGCGCCAGTGCGGGTAACCACGCTCAGGGCGTTGCCTATTCCTGTAAACGTTTAGGAACACGCGGTGTAATTTTTATGCCCGAGCCAACACCAAATCAAAAGGTTAAACAAACGCAGATGTTTGGTAACGGCAATATAGAGATCATATTGGTAGGCGACACTTTTGATGATTGCTTAAAAGAGGCTTTGGCTTACACCGAATCGCACGAAATGACTTTTATTCCGCCATTTGACAATGAGCGCATTGTTGAAGGACAGGGAACTGTTGGTGTAGAGATTTTGGAAGACCTGCCCGATACAGACATTGTAGTGATGCCTATTGGTGGCGGCGGATTGGCGGCAGGTACAGGCAATTATTTAAAACAGCAAAAACCCGGGATTACTTTAATAGGGGTTGAGCCCGAGGGTGCGCCGTCGATGTTCAAAGCTTTAGAAGCGGGTGCACCAGTAACCTTATCGCAGGTAAATCGTTTTGTAGACGGCGCCTCTGTTAAACGCGTGGGCGAGTTGACTTTTGAACTTTGCCGGGAAGTATTAGACGACATGCTCCTCATTCCGGAAGGTAAGGTATGTACCACCATTCTTAAACTTTATAACGAAGACGCTATTGTAGTTGAACCGGCAGGCGCTCTTTCTGTCGCTGCACTTGACTTGATTAAAGATCAGATAAAGGGTAAAAAAGTGGTTTGCGTTGTCAGCGGTGGTAATAATGATATCGACCGTATGCAGGATATTAAAGAACAGTCGCTCCTGTACGAGGGTTTGAAGCATTACTTCATAGTCCGCTTTCCACAGCGCCCCGGCGCACTTAAACTTTTCGTAAGCGAGGTGTTAGGCCCCGGCGACGACATTACCCGTTTCGAATTTATCAAGAAAACCGAACGTGAGAACGGGCCTGCCTTGGTAGGCATCGAATTAAAATCTTCAGAGGATTATCCCGACTTGCTGCGCCGAATGGAAGAAAAACGCTTTTCTGTTATCGAGTTAAACAGAGACCAAACGTTGTTTGAGTATTTGGTCTAA
- a CDS encoding ABC transporter ATP-binding protein → MSDQPLLQAVSVSKIYSGRHGAGVQFADLDVKPHQITAIIGESGSGKSTLLKLLYGLLSPQKGQILYKGEPILGPHDKLIPGHDSMKMVTQHTDDLNLHASVWDNVAHLLPNTDLQAKQQRTTELLKQLKLFHMADKRVVELSGGEKQRVAIAKALVTSPEVLFLDEPFNQVDTSFREGLQRDIRRIVDETGLTVVMVSHDPAEVLSMADELIVLRNGEIVEAGKPEELYTNPVNFYTATLLSNCNVVEGEEAKELGIKTNLSRVVIYPEWISIDKKMLSNKWKVMQILFKGPYEELWLTYNDLNIRVFNLQLGKFPIGKGVSIKVNKYKAF, encoded by the coding sequence ATGTCAGATCAACCACTTTTACAAGCCGTTTCCGTTAGCAAGATTTATAGCGGCCGCCATGGCGCAGGTGTGCAGTTCGCTGACCTTGATGTTAAACCGCATCAAATCACTGCTATAATTGGTGAAAGCGGCAGTGGTAAAAGTACCTTGCTTAAATTGCTATATGGCTTGCTGTCGCCGCAAAAAGGCCAGATCCTCTACAAAGGCGAACCGATATTAGGTCCGCACGATAAGCTGATCCCCGGTCATGACAGCATGAAAATGGTAACCCAGCATACGGACGACCTGAACCTTCATGCAAGCGTTTGGGACAACGTTGCCCACCTGCTGCCAAATACCGACTTGCAAGCAAAACAACAACGCACTACAGAGCTTTTAAAACAACTGAAGCTGTTCCATATGGCCGACAAGCGCGTGGTGGAATTAAGCGGCGGCGAGAAACAGCGTGTTGCAATTGCCAAAGCTTTGGTAACAAGCCCCGAGGTATTGTTTTTAGATGAACCCTTTAATCAGGTAGATACCTCTTTCCGTGAAGGTTTACAGCGCGACATCCGCCGCATTGTAGATGAAACTGGTTTAACAGTAGTTATGGTTTCTCATGACCCGGCTGAGGTACTTTCTATGGCCGACGAACTGATCGTTTTGCGCAATGGCGAAATAGTGGAGGCAGGTAAACCCGAAGAATTATATACCAATCCCGTAAATTTCTACACTGCCACACTGCTGAGTAATTGCAATGTTGTTGAAGGGGAAGAAGCCAAAGAGTTGGGTATAAAAACTAACCTTTCGCGGGTGGTCATCTATCCCGAGTGGATCAGCATCGATAAGAAAATGCTTTCTAATAAATGGAAGGTAATGCAGATCTTGTTCAAAGGGCCTTACGAAGAATTGTGGTTAACTTATAACGATCTTAACATACGCGTATTCAATTTGCAGTTGGGTAAATTCCCGATAGGGAAGGGAGTAAGCATAAAGGTGAACAAGTATAAAGCGTTTTAG
- a CDS encoding outer membrane beta-barrel protein, which translates to MKYILLFALAFFTMSAHAWDVDTVKTKRDTTKKHGYHIFFDKDKRKEKVESALDTTPVKEHSKAPGFSIGITLARLDLGLATLVDNGSFTLSPQNSFLSYRSWKTSNVGFDVAQMGYRFSSGFRIYTAVGFDWTLIRLRQNITILPSTPVLSYRVDNIDYSKNRFSASYLRVPLTFELRSHEDASGHSFKFDIGPEFGLLIDGRVKQISAENGKQKFDNGYHFAKWRYGGVARVGYGPVGIFGKYYFNDMFQDSPAQAGLKNFSFGLMLGF; encoded by the coding sequence ATGAAATACATTCTGCTTTTCGCTTTAGCTTTTTTTACGATGTCGGCACATGCATGGGACGTTGATACTGTTAAAACAAAAAGGGATACAACAAAGAAACACGGTTACCACATTTTCTTTGACAAGGACAAGCGCAAAGAAAAGGTCGAGTCGGCCCTTGATACTACGCCTGTTAAAGAACATTCAAAAGCACCCGGCTTTTCGATAGGCATTACTCTGGCGCGCCTGGATCTGGGTTTGGCCACGCTGGTAGATAATGGCAGTTTTACACTCTCGCCGCAAAACAGTTTCTTAAGCTACCGCTCATGGAAAACCAGCAACGTCGGCTTTGACGTCGCACAGATGGGATACCGCTTCAGCAGTGGCTTCAGGATTTACACGGCTGTTGGCTTTGATTGGACATTGATACGTTTGCGTCAAAACATCACCATTTTGCCAAGCACACCCGTTTTGTCATACCGCGTTGACAATATCGACTATTCTAAAAACAGGTTCTCGGCAAGTTACCTAAGAGTGCCGCTTACCTTTGAGTTACGCTCGCACGAGGACGCGTCAGGCCATTCATTCAAATTTGATATAGGCCCTGAATTTGGACTGCTGATAGACGGACGTGTAAAGCAGATCAGTGCCGAAAACGGCAAGCAAAAATTCGACAATGGCTATCATTTTGCCAAATGGCGCTATGGCGGCGTTGCAAGGGTGGGCTATGGGCCGGTAGGGATATTTGGCAAGTACTATTTTAATGACATGTTCCAGGACAGCCCCGCCCAGGCCGGACTCAAGAATTTCTCTTTCGGCTTAATGCTCGGGTTTTAA
- a CDS encoding metal-dependent hydrolase family protein: MKKVAIVILFALFVAKVFAQPAKQYLLKPDRVFDGNQMHSGWWVLVEGKHITAVGEAKDIKPAADVIVIDLKGTTLLPGFIEGHSHLFLHPYNEVSWNDQVLTESRAERTARAVGHARETLMAGFTSARDLGTEGAGYDDVGLKAAINKGVMPGPRLLVATRAIVATGSYGPKSAVAEADIPKGAEEADGVDGLTRAVRSQIGYGADVIKLYADYRWGLNGAAAPTFTAGELKLAVEVAASSGRPVVVHASTDEGMRRAIAAGVTTIEHGDGGMLETFKLMKEKGIALCPTLAATEAIAGYRGWKKGEDTEPAGVKQKHAMFTDAMKSGVTICMGGDVGVFTHGDNAREMILMNEYGMQATDVLKSATSVNAHVFGLKNLGEIKATFLADLIAVNGDPVNDIKTVKQVKFVMKDGIIYKQ, translated from the coding sequence ATGAAAAAGGTCGCTATTGTTATCCTATTTGCCTTATTTGTAGCAAAAGTATTTGCCCAGCCGGCAAAGCAATACTTGCTTAAGCCCGACCGTGTTTTTGATGGCAACCAAATGCATAGTGGCTGGTGGGTATTGGTAGAGGGGAAACATATTACGGCGGTCGGTGAAGCAAAAGACATTAAGCCTGCGGCGGATGTTATTGTTATCGACCTTAAAGGCACAACACTATTGCCCGGTTTTATTGAAGGGCATTCGCACTTATTTTTGCACCCATACAACGAGGTTAGCTGGAACGACCAGGTTTTGACAGAGAGCCGGGCCGAGCGCACCGCCCGTGCTGTAGGACATGCCCGTGAAACTTTAATGGCAGGTTTTACCTCGGCAAGGGATTTGGGTACCGAGGGTGCTGGTTATGACGATGTAGGTCTGAAAGCGGCGATTAACAAAGGCGTTATGCCTGGCCCCAGGTTGTTGGTGGCCACACGCGCGATCGTTGCAACAGGAAGCTATGGACCTAAGAGCGCTGTAGCAGAGGCAGACATACCCAAGGGCGCCGAAGAAGCAGACGGCGTTGACGGGCTTACGCGTGCCGTGCGTTCGCAGATTGGCTATGGCGCTGACGTGATAAAACTTTATGCAGATTATCGCTGGGGATTAAATGGAGCGGCGGCGCCCACTTTCACCGCTGGGGAATTGAAATTGGCGGTTGAAGTTGCCGCTAGTAGCGGCCGCCCCGTAGTTGTTCATGCCTCGACAGATGAGGGCATGCGCCGCGCCATTGCAGCGGGGGTAACCACCATTGAACATGGCGATGGCGGCATGCTTGAAACGTTTAAGCTGATGAAAGAAAAAGGGATTGCGCTTTGCCCAACCCTTGCAGCTACAGAAGCGATAGCGGGCTATCGCGGCTGGAAAAAAGGTGAAGACACTGAGCCGGCCGGTGTTAAGCAAAAACATGCTATGTTTACAGACGCCATGAAGTCAGGAGTCACTATTTGTATGGGTGGTGATGTGGGCGTTTTTACGCATGGCGATAATGCCCGCGAAATGATATTAATGAATGAATACGGCATGCAGGCGACAGACGTACTTAAATCTGCGACTTCAGTTAACGCGCACGTGTTCGGGCTCAAAAATCTTGGCGAGATAAAAGCGACGTTCCTTGCCGACCTTATTGCCGTAAATGGCGACCCTGTAAACGATATAAAAACGGTGAAACAGGTAAAGTTTGTGATGAAAGACGGCATCATTTATAAACAATAG
- a CDS encoding GNAT family N-acetyltransferase, whose amino-acid sequence MNISATHPEITTTRLHLRPLQATDAEAILAIRSNESVNTYLDRKPSTTIDEAAAFISSINQLTANGDGQYWAITIKDSGALVGTICLYNFDKGKGIAEIGYELLPEYQGKGFMQEAISSTVSYSFDMMGAKVITAFPRTDNHNSIKLLQKAGFKIDPAYSYLNGHDDDGKYQTYVLNNTN is encoded by the coding sequence ATGAATATCAGCGCCACACATCCCGAGATCACTACAACACGTTTGCATCTGCGCCCGTTACAGGCCACAGACGCCGAAGCCATACTGGCTATCCGAAGTAATGAAAGTGTTAATACCTATCTGGACAGGAAGCCATCAACAACGATAGATGAAGCTGCCGCATTCATAAGCAGCATCAATCAACTAACAGCTAACGGAGATGGTCAGTATTGGGCTATCACCATAAAAGACTCAGGTGCCTTGGTGGGTACAATATGCCTCTATAATTTCGACAAGGGAAAAGGCATTGCAGAAATCGGGTACGAACTGTTGCCAGAATATCAAGGCAAAGGATTTATGCAGGAAGCCATATCAAGTACGGTTAGTTACAGTTTCGACATGATGGGCGCGAAAGTAATTACGGCATTCCCGCGGACTGATAACCACAATTCTATCAAACTTTTGCAAAAGGCAGGCTTTAAAATAGACCCGGCATACTCTTATCTGAATGGGCATGATGATGATGGCAAGTATCAGACGTATGTGTTAAATAACACAAATTGA
- the vapC gene encoding type II toxin-antitoxin system VapC family toxin produces MMRLLNSKLILVDTSVWISFFRGIETPYSNYLRQTLLTSPIATCPTIVQDVLQGVANDAERLIVDSYLTGLVRMADDPYEMAEDAAEIFRILRKKGITIRKPNDCLIAAFAIKNDAYLLQDDKDFRFIAENSGVKLIEL; encoded by the coding sequence ATGATGAGGCTTTTAAATAGTAAGTTAATATTGGTAGACACTTCTGTTTGGATAAGTTTTTTTAGAGGAATAGAAACCCCGTATAGTAATTATTTGCGGCAAACGTTACTAACCTCACCCATTGCTACCTGTCCAACTATTGTTCAGGACGTTTTGCAAGGTGTTGCCAATGATGCGGAAAGATTGATCGTCGATTCTTATTTAACAGGTTTAGTACGCATGGCTGATGACCCTTACGAAATGGCCGAAGATGCGGCAGAAATTTTCCGAATATTAAGAAAAAAGGGCATAACTATAAGAAAGCCTAACGACTGTTTGATTGCGGCATTTGCAATTAAGAACGACGCTTACCTTTTACAGGACGACAAAGACTTTAGGTTCATTGCCGAAAACAGCGGTGTGAAGCTTATTGAACTGTAG